One segment of Clarias gariepinus isolate MV-2021 ecotype Netherlands chromosome 6, CGAR_prim_01v2, whole genome shotgun sequence DNA contains the following:
- the dync1i2b gene encoding cytoplasmic dynein 1 intermediate chain 2 isoform X5 has translation MSDKSELKAELERKKQRLAQIREEKKRKEEERKKKETEGRGEGASPSNDDSDLERKRRETEALLQSMGITDPAMVPPPMSPSAKSVGTPSETGSQDSADGATGVRRGPLRLGMAKVTQVDFPPRELVSYSKETQTPVSTQPKEAAEENEEEDLAVALAAHESLQENEPHADEDEAPPHELTEEEKQQILHSEDFLTFFDQSSRIVERALSEHVDVCFDYSGRDLQDKEGDTQGGTKLSLNRQFTDERWSKHRVVTCLDWSPQYPELLVASYSSNEEAPHEPDGVALVWNMKYKKTTAEYVFHCQSAVMSAAFAQFHPNLVVGGTYSGQIVLWDNRSNKRTPVQRTPLSASAHTHPVYCVSVVGTQNAHNLISISTDGKMCSWSLDMLSTPQDSLELVFKQSKPVAVTSMAFPLADVNNFVVGSEDGTVYTACRHGSKAGISEMFEGHHGPVTGLDCHTATGPVDFSHLFVTSSFDWTVKLWSTRNTKPLYSFEDNSDYVYDVMWSPAHPALFACVDGVGHLDLWNLNNETEVPSASVTVEGNPALNRVRWANSGREVAVGDSEGRVHIYDVGEQIAVPRQDEWTRFLKTLSELGENQEEAEDLATQRLAA, from the exons ATGTCAGACAAAAGTGAGCTAAAGGCAGAGCTGGAGAGGAAGAAACAGCGCCTTGCCCAGATCAGAGAGGAAAAGAAGCGAAAAGAGGAAGAACGCAAGAAAAAAGAA ACTGAAGGGCGTGGGGAAGGCGCCTCTCCATCAAATGATGACTCTGATCTGGAGAGAAAGAGGAGGGAGACGGAGGCTCTGCTGCAGAGCATGGGTATCACCGATCCTGCCATGG TCCCCCCTCCCATGTCTCCCTCTGCCAAGTCAGTGGGCACTCCAAGCGAAACCGGCAGCCAGgactcagcagatggcgctactGGAGTAAG ACGAGGTCCTCTCCGGCTCGGCATGGCTAAAGTCACTCAGGTGGACTTTCCTCCCCGAGAACTCGTCTCGTACTCTAAAGAGACTCAGACACCCGTCTCTACTCAACCTAAAGAGG CGGCAGAGGAAAACGAGGAGGAGGATCTGGCAGTGGCACTGGCCGCTCACGAATCTCTGCAGGAAAATGAGCCTCATGCTGATGAAGACGAGG CGCCACCTCATGAGCTGACGGAGGAGGAGAAGCAGCAGATCCTGCACTCGGAAGACTTCCTGACGTTTTTCGATCAGAGCTCCCGCATCGTGGAGCGCGCTCTGTCCGAGCATGTCGACGTCTGCTTCGACTACAGTGGACGAGACCTTCAGGACAAAGAGGG agaTACCCAGGGTGGGACCAAGCTGTCTCTGAACAGGCAGTTTACAGACGAGCGTTGGTCCAAACACAGAGTGGTCACCTGTCTGGACTGGTCACCCCAG TACCCAGAGTTGTTGGTGGCGTCCTACAGCAGTAATGAAGAAGCTCCTCATGAGCCTGACGGTGTGGCGCTGGTGTGGAACATGAAGTACAAGAAAACAACAGCGGAGTACGTCTTCcactgtcag tcggCAGTGATGTCGGCAGCGTTTGCACAGTTTCACCCGAACCTGGTGGTGGGTGGGACGTACTCGGGACAGATCGTCCTTTGGGACAATCGTAGCAATAAGCGGACACCCGTACAGAGGACGCCGCTCTCTGCCTCCGCACACACG CACCCGGTCTACTGTGTGAGTGTAGTCGGGACTCAGAACGCTCACAACCTCATCAGCATCTCTACTGATGGCAAAATGTGCTCCTGGAGCCTGGACATGCTGTCCACAcctcag GACAGTCTGGAGCTGGTGTTTAAGCAGTCGAAACCTGTTGCCGTGACGTCCATGGCGTTTCCTCTGGCTGATGTGAATAACTTCGTTGTAGGCAGCGAGGACGGCACCGTCTATACCGCCTGCAGACacggcag TAAAGCGGGAATCAGCGAGATGTTCGAAGGTCATCACGGCCCAGTTACAGGACTCGACTGCCACACGGCCACCGGACCCGTCGACTTCTCTCACCTGTTTGTGACGTCGTCCTTTGACTGGACCGTCAAGCTGTGGAGCACcagg AACACCAAGCCACTTTACTCATTCGAGGATAACTCAGATTACGTGTACGACGTCATGTGGTCTCCTGCTCACCCTGCGCTGTTCGCCTGCGTCGATGGAGTCGGACACCTCGACTTGTGGAATCTCAACAATGAGACTGag GTTCCCTCGGCTTCAGTGACAGTAGAGGGAAACCCGGCGCTAAACCGCGTGCGCTGGGCTAACTCTGGCAGAGAGGTTGCCGTCGGTGATTCTGAAGGTCGAGTACACATCTACGACGTAGGAGAA CAGATCGCTGTGCCGCGGCAGGACGAGTGGACGCGCTTCCTGAAAACACTAAGCGAACTCGGTGAGAACCAGGAGGAGGCAGAGGATCTGGCAACCCAGCGCCTAGCTGCCTGA
- the dync1i2b gene encoding dynein, cytoplasmic 1, intermediate chain 2a isoform X2, with translation MSDKSELKAELERKKQRLAQIREEKKRKEEERKKKETEGRGEGASPSNDDSDLERKRRETEALLQSMGITDPAMVPPPMSPSAKSVGTPSETGSQDSADGATGVRALHWDSDPSTLLLHSDSQHGRGPLRLGMAKVTQVDFPPRELVSYSKETQTPVSTQPKEAAEENEEEDLAVALAAHESLQENEPHADEDEAPPHELTEEEKQQILHSEDFLTFFDQSSRIVERALSEHVDVCFDYSGRDLQDKEGDTQGGTKLSLNRQFTDERWSKHRVVTCLDWSPQYPELLVASYSSNEEAPHEPDGVALVWNMKYKKTTAEYVFHCQSAVMSAAFAQFHPNLVVGGTYSGQIVLWDNRSNKRTPVQRTPLSASAHTHPVYCVSVVGTQNAHNLISISTDGKMCSWSLDMLSTPQDSLELVFKQSKPVAVTSMAFPLADVNNFVVGSEDGTVYTACRHGSKAGISEMFEGHHGPVTGLDCHTATGPVDFSHLFVTSSFDWTVKLWSTRNTKPLYSFEDNSDYVYDVMWSPAHPALFACVDGVGHLDLWNLNNETEVPSASVTVEGNPALNRVRWANSGREVAVGDSEGRVHIYDVGEQIAVPRQDEWTRFLKTLSELGENQEEAEDLATQRLAA, from the exons ATGTCAGACAAAAGTGAGCTAAAGGCAGAGCTGGAGAGGAAGAAACAGCGCCTTGCCCAGATCAGAGAGGAAAAGAAGCGAAAAGAGGAAGAACGCAAGAAAAAAGAA ACTGAAGGGCGTGGGGAAGGCGCCTCTCCATCAAATGATGACTCTGATCTGGAGAGAAAGAGGAGGGAGACGGAGGCTCTGCTGCAGAGCATGGGTATCACCGATCCTGCCATGG TCCCCCCTCCCATGTCTCCCTCTGCCAAGTCAGTGGGCACTCCAAGCGAAACCGGCAGCCAGgactcagcagatggcgctactGGAGTAAG gGCTCTCCACTGGGATTCTGACCCCTCTACTCTCCTGCTGCATTCAGACTCTCAGCATGG ACGAGGTCCTCTCCGGCTCGGCATGGCTAAAGTCACTCAGGTGGACTTTCCTCCCCGAGAACTCGTCTCGTACTCTAAAGAGACTCAGACACCCGTCTCTACTCAACCTAAAGAGG CGGCAGAGGAAAACGAGGAGGAGGATCTGGCAGTGGCACTGGCCGCTCACGAATCTCTGCAGGAAAATGAGCCTCATGCTGATGAAGACGAGG CGCCACCTCATGAGCTGACGGAGGAGGAGAAGCAGCAGATCCTGCACTCGGAAGACTTCCTGACGTTTTTCGATCAGAGCTCCCGCATCGTGGAGCGCGCTCTGTCCGAGCATGTCGACGTCTGCTTCGACTACAGTGGACGAGACCTTCAGGACAAAGAGGG agaTACCCAGGGTGGGACCAAGCTGTCTCTGAACAGGCAGTTTACAGACGAGCGTTGGTCCAAACACAGAGTGGTCACCTGTCTGGACTGGTCACCCCAG TACCCAGAGTTGTTGGTGGCGTCCTACAGCAGTAATGAAGAAGCTCCTCATGAGCCTGACGGTGTGGCGCTGGTGTGGAACATGAAGTACAAGAAAACAACAGCGGAGTACGTCTTCcactgtcag tcggCAGTGATGTCGGCAGCGTTTGCACAGTTTCACCCGAACCTGGTGGTGGGTGGGACGTACTCGGGACAGATCGTCCTTTGGGACAATCGTAGCAATAAGCGGACACCCGTACAGAGGACGCCGCTCTCTGCCTCCGCACACACG CACCCGGTCTACTGTGTGAGTGTAGTCGGGACTCAGAACGCTCACAACCTCATCAGCATCTCTACTGATGGCAAAATGTGCTCCTGGAGCCTGGACATGCTGTCCACAcctcag GACAGTCTGGAGCTGGTGTTTAAGCAGTCGAAACCTGTTGCCGTGACGTCCATGGCGTTTCCTCTGGCTGATGTGAATAACTTCGTTGTAGGCAGCGAGGACGGCACCGTCTATACCGCCTGCAGACacggcag TAAAGCGGGAATCAGCGAGATGTTCGAAGGTCATCACGGCCCAGTTACAGGACTCGACTGCCACACGGCCACCGGACCCGTCGACTTCTCTCACCTGTTTGTGACGTCGTCCTTTGACTGGACCGTCAAGCTGTGGAGCACcagg AACACCAAGCCACTTTACTCATTCGAGGATAACTCAGATTACGTGTACGACGTCATGTGGTCTCCTGCTCACCCTGCGCTGTTCGCCTGCGTCGATGGAGTCGGACACCTCGACTTGTGGAATCTCAACAATGAGACTGag GTTCCCTCGGCTTCAGTGACAGTAGAGGGAAACCCGGCGCTAAACCGCGTGCGCTGGGCTAACTCTGGCAGAGAGGTTGCCGTCGGTGATTCTGAAGGTCGAGTACACATCTACGACGTAGGAGAA CAGATCGCTGTGCCGCGGCAGGACGAGTGGACGCGCTTCCTGAAAACACTAAGCGAACTCGGTGAGAACCAGGAGGAGGCAGAGGATCTGGCAACCCAGCGCCTAGCTGCCTGA
- the dync1i2b gene encoding cytoplasmic dynein 1 intermediate chain 2 isoform X3 yields the protein MSDKSELKAELERKKQRLAQIREEKKRKEEERKKKETEGRGEGASPSNDDSDLERKRRETEALLQSMGITDPAMVQPLRIVTEDTCMFHYLVPPPMSPSAKSVGTPSETGSQDSADGATGVRRGPLRLGMAKVTQVDFPPRELVSYSKETQTPVSTQPKEAAEENEEEDLAVALAAHESLQENEPHADEDEAPPHELTEEEKQQILHSEDFLTFFDQSSRIVERALSEHVDVCFDYSGRDLQDKEGDTQGGTKLSLNRQFTDERWSKHRVVTCLDWSPQYPELLVASYSSNEEAPHEPDGVALVWNMKYKKTTAEYVFHCQSAVMSAAFAQFHPNLVVGGTYSGQIVLWDNRSNKRTPVQRTPLSASAHTHPVYCVSVVGTQNAHNLISISTDGKMCSWSLDMLSTPQDSLELVFKQSKPVAVTSMAFPLADVNNFVVGSEDGTVYTACRHGSKAGISEMFEGHHGPVTGLDCHTATGPVDFSHLFVTSSFDWTVKLWSTRNTKPLYSFEDNSDYVYDVMWSPAHPALFACVDGVGHLDLWNLNNETEVPSASVTVEGNPALNRVRWANSGREVAVGDSEGRVHIYDVGEQIAVPRQDEWTRFLKTLSELGENQEEAEDLATQRLAA from the exons ATGTCAGACAAAAGTGAGCTAAAGGCAGAGCTGGAGAGGAAGAAACAGCGCCTTGCCCAGATCAGAGAGGAAAAGAAGCGAAAAGAGGAAGAACGCAAGAAAAAAGAA ACTGAAGGGCGTGGGGAAGGCGCCTCTCCATCAAATGATGACTCTGATCTGGAGAGAAAGAGGAGGGAGACGGAGGCTCTGCTGCAGAGCATGGGTATCACCGATCCTGCCATGG ttCAGCCTCTGCGAATAGTAACAGAGGATACGTGTATGTTTCATTATTTAGTCCCCCCTCCCATGTCTCCCTCTGCCAAGTCAGTGGGCACTCCAAGCGAAACCGGCAGCCAGgactcagcagatggcgctactGGAGTAAG ACGAGGTCCTCTCCGGCTCGGCATGGCTAAAGTCACTCAGGTGGACTTTCCTCCCCGAGAACTCGTCTCGTACTCTAAAGAGACTCAGACACCCGTCTCTACTCAACCTAAAGAGG CGGCAGAGGAAAACGAGGAGGAGGATCTGGCAGTGGCACTGGCCGCTCACGAATCTCTGCAGGAAAATGAGCCTCATGCTGATGAAGACGAGG CGCCACCTCATGAGCTGACGGAGGAGGAGAAGCAGCAGATCCTGCACTCGGAAGACTTCCTGACGTTTTTCGATCAGAGCTCCCGCATCGTGGAGCGCGCTCTGTCCGAGCATGTCGACGTCTGCTTCGACTACAGTGGACGAGACCTTCAGGACAAAGAGGG agaTACCCAGGGTGGGACCAAGCTGTCTCTGAACAGGCAGTTTACAGACGAGCGTTGGTCCAAACACAGAGTGGTCACCTGTCTGGACTGGTCACCCCAG TACCCAGAGTTGTTGGTGGCGTCCTACAGCAGTAATGAAGAAGCTCCTCATGAGCCTGACGGTGTGGCGCTGGTGTGGAACATGAAGTACAAGAAAACAACAGCGGAGTACGTCTTCcactgtcag tcggCAGTGATGTCGGCAGCGTTTGCACAGTTTCACCCGAACCTGGTGGTGGGTGGGACGTACTCGGGACAGATCGTCCTTTGGGACAATCGTAGCAATAAGCGGACACCCGTACAGAGGACGCCGCTCTCTGCCTCCGCACACACG CACCCGGTCTACTGTGTGAGTGTAGTCGGGACTCAGAACGCTCACAACCTCATCAGCATCTCTACTGATGGCAAAATGTGCTCCTGGAGCCTGGACATGCTGTCCACAcctcag GACAGTCTGGAGCTGGTGTTTAAGCAGTCGAAACCTGTTGCCGTGACGTCCATGGCGTTTCCTCTGGCTGATGTGAATAACTTCGTTGTAGGCAGCGAGGACGGCACCGTCTATACCGCCTGCAGACacggcag TAAAGCGGGAATCAGCGAGATGTTCGAAGGTCATCACGGCCCAGTTACAGGACTCGACTGCCACACGGCCACCGGACCCGTCGACTTCTCTCACCTGTTTGTGACGTCGTCCTTTGACTGGACCGTCAAGCTGTGGAGCACcagg AACACCAAGCCACTTTACTCATTCGAGGATAACTCAGATTACGTGTACGACGTCATGTGGTCTCCTGCTCACCCTGCGCTGTTCGCCTGCGTCGATGGAGTCGGACACCTCGACTTGTGGAATCTCAACAATGAGACTGag GTTCCCTCGGCTTCAGTGACAGTAGAGGGAAACCCGGCGCTAAACCGCGTGCGCTGGGCTAACTCTGGCAGAGAGGTTGCCGTCGGTGATTCTGAAGGTCGAGTACACATCTACGACGTAGGAGAA CAGATCGCTGTGCCGCGGCAGGACGAGTGGACGCGCTTCCTGAAAACACTAAGCGAACTCGGTGAGAACCAGGAGGAGGCAGAGGATCTGGCAACCCAGCGCCTAGCTGCCTGA
- the dync1i2b gene encoding dynein, cytoplasmic 1, intermediate chain 2a isoform X1: protein MSDKSELKAELERKKQRLAQIREEKKRKEEERKKKETEGRGEGASPSNDDSDLERKRRETEALLQSMGITDPAMVQPLRIVTEDTCMFHYLVPPPMSPSAKSVGTPSETGSQDSADGATGVRALHWDSDPSTLLLHSDSQHGRGPLRLGMAKVTQVDFPPRELVSYSKETQTPVSTQPKEAAEENEEEDLAVALAAHESLQENEPHADEDEAPPHELTEEEKQQILHSEDFLTFFDQSSRIVERALSEHVDVCFDYSGRDLQDKEGDTQGGTKLSLNRQFTDERWSKHRVVTCLDWSPQYPELLVASYSSNEEAPHEPDGVALVWNMKYKKTTAEYVFHCQSAVMSAAFAQFHPNLVVGGTYSGQIVLWDNRSNKRTPVQRTPLSASAHTHPVYCVSVVGTQNAHNLISISTDGKMCSWSLDMLSTPQDSLELVFKQSKPVAVTSMAFPLADVNNFVVGSEDGTVYTACRHGSKAGISEMFEGHHGPVTGLDCHTATGPVDFSHLFVTSSFDWTVKLWSTRNTKPLYSFEDNSDYVYDVMWSPAHPALFACVDGVGHLDLWNLNNETEVPSASVTVEGNPALNRVRWANSGREVAVGDSEGRVHIYDVGEQIAVPRQDEWTRFLKTLSELGENQEEAEDLATQRLAA, encoded by the exons ATGTCAGACAAAAGTGAGCTAAAGGCAGAGCTGGAGAGGAAGAAACAGCGCCTTGCCCAGATCAGAGAGGAAAAGAAGCGAAAAGAGGAAGAACGCAAGAAAAAAGAA ACTGAAGGGCGTGGGGAAGGCGCCTCTCCATCAAATGATGACTCTGATCTGGAGAGAAAGAGGAGGGAGACGGAGGCTCTGCTGCAGAGCATGGGTATCACCGATCCTGCCATGG ttCAGCCTCTGCGAATAGTAACAGAGGATACGTGTATGTTTCATTATTTAGTCCCCCCTCCCATGTCTCCCTCTGCCAAGTCAGTGGGCACTCCAAGCGAAACCGGCAGCCAGgactcagcagatggcgctactGGAGTAAG gGCTCTCCACTGGGATTCTGACCCCTCTACTCTCCTGCTGCATTCAGACTCTCAGCATGG ACGAGGTCCTCTCCGGCTCGGCATGGCTAAAGTCACTCAGGTGGACTTTCCTCCCCGAGAACTCGTCTCGTACTCTAAAGAGACTCAGACACCCGTCTCTACTCAACCTAAAGAGG CGGCAGAGGAAAACGAGGAGGAGGATCTGGCAGTGGCACTGGCCGCTCACGAATCTCTGCAGGAAAATGAGCCTCATGCTGATGAAGACGAGG CGCCACCTCATGAGCTGACGGAGGAGGAGAAGCAGCAGATCCTGCACTCGGAAGACTTCCTGACGTTTTTCGATCAGAGCTCCCGCATCGTGGAGCGCGCTCTGTCCGAGCATGTCGACGTCTGCTTCGACTACAGTGGACGAGACCTTCAGGACAAAGAGGG agaTACCCAGGGTGGGACCAAGCTGTCTCTGAACAGGCAGTTTACAGACGAGCGTTGGTCCAAACACAGAGTGGTCACCTGTCTGGACTGGTCACCCCAG TACCCAGAGTTGTTGGTGGCGTCCTACAGCAGTAATGAAGAAGCTCCTCATGAGCCTGACGGTGTGGCGCTGGTGTGGAACATGAAGTACAAGAAAACAACAGCGGAGTACGTCTTCcactgtcag tcggCAGTGATGTCGGCAGCGTTTGCACAGTTTCACCCGAACCTGGTGGTGGGTGGGACGTACTCGGGACAGATCGTCCTTTGGGACAATCGTAGCAATAAGCGGACACCCGTACAGAGGACGCCGCTCTCTGCCTCCGCACACACG CACCCGGTCTACTGTGTGAGTGTAGTCGGGACTCAGAACGCTCACAACCTCATCAGCATCTCTACTGATGGCAAAATGTGCTCCTGGAGCCTGGACATGCTGTCCACAcctcag GACAGTCTGGAGCTGGTGTTTAAGCAGTCGAAACCTGTTGCCGTGACGTCCATGGCGTTTCCTCTGGCTGATGTGAATAACTTCGTTGTAGGCAGCGAGGACGGCACCGTCTATACCGCCTGCAGACacggcag TAAAGCGGGAATCAGCGAGATGTTCGAAGGTCATCACGGCCCAGTTACAGGACTCGACTGCCACACGGCCACCGGACCCGTCGACTTCTCTCACCTGTTTGTGACGTCGTCCTTTGACTGGACCGTCAAGCTGTGGAGCACcagg AACACCAAGCCACTTTACTCATTCGAGGATAACTCAGATTACGTGTACGACGTCATGTGGTCTCCTGCTCACCCTGCGCTGTTCGCCTGCGTCGATGGAGTCGGACACCTCGACTTGTGGAATCTCAACAATGAGACTGag GTTCCCTCGGCTTCAGTGACAGTAGAGGGAAACCCGGCGCTAAACCGCGTGCGCTGGGCTAACTCTGGCAGAGAGGTTGCCGTCGGTGATTCTGAAGGTCGAGTACACATCTACGACGTAGGAGAA CAGATCGCTGTGCCGCGGCAGGACGAGTGGACGCGCTTCCTGAAAACACTAAGCGAACTCGGTGAGAACCAGGAGGAGGCAGAGGATCTGGCAACCCAGCGCCTAGCTGCCTGA
- the dync1i2b gene encoding cytoplasmic dynein 1 intermediate chain 2 isoform X6: MSDKSELKAELERKKQRLAQIREEKKRKEEERKKKETEGRGEGASPSNDDSDLERKRRETEALLQSMGITDPAMVGTPSETGSQDSADGATGVRRGPLRLGMAKVTQVDFPPRELVSYSKETQTPVSTQPKEAAEENEEEDLAVALAAHESLQENEPHADEDEAPPHELTEEEKQQILHSEDFLTFFDQSSRIVERALSEHVDVCFDYSGRDLQDKEGDTQGGTKLSLNRQFTDERWSKHRVVTCLDWSPQYPELLVASYSSNEEAPHEPDGVALVWNMKYKKTTAEYVFHCQSAVMSAAFAQFHPNLVVGGTYSGQIVLWDNRSNKRTPVQRTPLSASAHTHPVYCVSVVGTQNAHNLISISTDGKMCSWSLDMLSTPQDSLELVFKQSKPVAVTSMAFPLADVNNFVVGSEDGTVYTACRHGSKAGISEMFEGHHGPVTGLDCHTATGPVDFSHLFVTSSFDWTVKLWSTRNTKPLYSFEDNSDYVYDVMWSPAHPALFACVDGVGHLDLWNLNNETEVPSASVTVEGNPALNRVRWANSGREVAVGDSEGRVHIYDVGEQIAVPRQDEWTRFLKTLSELGENQEEAEDLATQRLAA, encoded by the exons ATGTCAGACAAAAGTGAGCTAAAGGCAGAGCTGGAGAGGAAGAAACAGCGCCTTGCCCAGATCAGAGAGGAAAAGAAGCGAAAAGAGGAAGAACGCAAGAAAAAAGAA ACTGAAGGGCGTGGGGAAGGCGCCTCTCCATCAAATGATGACTCTGATCTGGAGAGAAAGAGGAGGGAGACGGAGGCTCTGCTGCAGAGCATGGGTATCACCGATCCTGCCATGG TGGGCACTCCAAGCGAAACCGGCAGCCAGgactcagcagatggcgctactGGAGTAAG ACGAGGTCCTCTCCGGCTCGGCATGGCTAAAGTCACTCAGGTGGACTTTCCTCCCCGAGAACTCGTCTCGTACTCTAAAGAGACTCAGACACCCGTCTCTACTCAACCTAAAGAGG CGGCAGAGGAAAACGAGGAGGAGGATCTGGCAGTGGCACTGGCCGCTCACGAATCTCTGCAGGAAAATGAGCCTCATGCTGATGAAGACGAGG CGCCACCTCATGAGCTGACGGAGGAGGAGAAGCAGCAGATCCTGCACTCGGAAGACTTCCTGACGTTTTTCGATCAGAGCTCCCGCATCGTGGAGCGCGCTCTGTCCGAGCATGTCGACGTCTGCTTCGACTACAGTGGACGAGACCTTCAGGACAAAGAGGG agaTACCCAGGGTGGGACCAAGCTGTCTCTGAACAGGCAGTTTACAGACGAGCGTTGGTCCAAACACAGAGTGGTCACCTGTCTGGACTGGTCACCCCAG TACCCAGAGTTGTTGGTGGCGTCCTACAGCAGTAATGAAGAAGCTCCTCATGAGCCTGACGGTGTGGCGCTGGTGTGGAACATGAAGTACAAGAAAACAACAGCGGAGTACGTCTTCcactgtcag tcggCAGTGATGTCGGCAGCGTTTGCACAGTTTCACCCGAACCTGGTGGTGGGTGGGACGTACTCGGGACAGATCGTCCTTTGGGACAATCGTAGCAATAAGCGGACACCCGTACAGAGGACGCCGCTCTCTGCCTCCGCACACACG CACCCGGTCTACTGTGTGAGTGTAGTCGGGACTCAGAACGCTCACAACCTCATCAGCATCTCTACTGATGGCAAAATGTGCTCCTGGAGCCTGGACATGCTGTCCACAcctcag GACAGTCTGGAGCTGGTGTTTAAGCAGTCGAAACCTGTTGCCGTGACGTCCATGGCGTTTCCTCTGGCTGATGTGAATAACTTCGTTGTAGGCAGCGAGGACGGCACCGTCTATACCGCCTGCAGACacggcag TAAAGCGGGAATCAGCGAGATGTTCGAAGGTCATCACGGCCCAGTTACAGGACTCGACTGCCACACGGCCACCGGACCCGTCGACTTCTCTCACCTGTTTGTGACGTCGTCCTTTGACTGGACCGTCAAGCTGTGGAGCACcagg AACACCAAGCCACTTTACTCATTCGAGGATAACTCAGATTACGTGTACGACGTCATGTGGTCTCCTGCTCACCCTGCGCTGTTCGCCTGCGTCGATGGAGTCGGACACCTCGACTTGTGGAATCTCAACAATGAGACTGag GTTCCCTCGGCTTCAGTGACAGTAGAGGGAAACCCGGCGCTAAACCGCGTGCGCTGGGCTAACTCTGGCAGAGAGGTTGCCGTCGGTGATTCTGAAGGTCGAGTACACATCTACGACGTAGGAGAA CAGATCGCTGTGCCGCGGCAGGACGAGTGGACGCGCTTCCTGAAAACACTAAGCGAACTCGGTGAGAACCAGGAGGAGGCAGAGGATCTGGCAACCCAGCGCCTAGCTGCCTGA